A window of the Cannabis sativa cultivar Pink pepper isolate KNU-18-1 chromosome X, ASM2916894v1, whole genome shotgun sequence genome harbors these coding sequences:
- the LOC115707019 gene encoding probable leucine-rich repeat receptor-like protein kinase At1g68400, with translation MLTNRVTITAFILTQFISISFSSDITALLSFKASSDRSNSLSSWVNSSDPCSDHWLGVTCDSNSGRVTRLVLENLQLTGSTRSLSELTELRLLSLKQNLLTSSNLNLSSWPNLKHLYLSHNRFAGKFPAGISTLRRLRRIDLSHNEFRGKIPFNELTRLTHLLTLRLEFNSFDSELAAAAGAGDTQSFPSTVSDFNVSNNNLSGEIPIWLSHFSASSFAGNSLLCGHPLSSQCPKNDPTAENQSHILLITIITVASVAILGVIAFVLINTWRKKRITCQSREHSYNGGGGSSGGPVLVTFEGCSKGIGGVEDLLRASAVMLGKGSVGTTYRVAVDGGDRAAEVVVKRVRKGCCGGGSGGGGKEVDWWLRQVLGNLRHSNIVSLRAYCYSNSEDLLLLVYDFLPNGTLHSLLHGNRGPGRTPLGWSTRLKIASHSSKAIAFLHNNNNKYADINLFHGHITSTNIILDRSSNACITDVCLHQLLRLQPPHNAYAAPELTTTTSPSKYTQKCDVYSFGVVLIEILSGKIVEKEEDEEEDEEENIVMIIKKINDMNFMEVLDYELFVFKDVMEEEIIGLMEIARLCLAPLPKDRPDMNVVYRMIEDIRKKRVDKNTSRDHETTSIMDELILKTT, from the exons TTCCTTCTCTTCTGACATTACAGCTTTACTGAGTTTCAAAGCCTCATCAGACCGTTCCAACTCGCTCTCTTCCTGGGTTAACTCGTCCGACCCTTGCTCCGACCACTGGCTTGGAGTCACCTGCGATTCCAACTCAGGACGAGTCACAAGACTCGTTCTTGAAAATCTTCAACTCACTGGGTCAACTCGGTCACTCAGTGAACTCACCGAGCTAAGACTCTTGAGCCTTAAACAGAATCTTCTCACTTCTTCAAATCTCAACCTCTCTTCATGGCCGAATCTCAAACATCTTTACCTTTCCCACAACCGTTTCGCCGGTAAATTCCCCGCCGGAATATCAACCCTCCGTCGTCTCCGCCGTATTGACTTATCCCACAACGAGTTCAGGGGAAAAATTCCGTTTAACGAGTTAACTCGGTTGACTCACTTGTTAACTCTCCGACTCGAGTTTAACTCGTTCGACTCAGAACTCGCCGCCGCTGCCGGCGCCGGAGACACCCAATCTTTCCCTTCCACCGTCTCCGACTTCAACGTTTCGAACAACAATCTCTCTGGGGAAATACCCATTTGGCTATCGCATTTTTCGGCGTCGTCTTTCGCCGGAAACAGCCTTCTCTGCGGCCACCCTTTGTCGTCACAATGTCCAAAGAATGATCCAACGGCTGAAAACCAATCTCACATTCTACTAATTACGATCATAACCGTTGCTTCGGTGGCAATCTTGGGCGTTATAGCATTTGTCTTAATTAACACGTGGCGTAAAAAGAGAATCACGTGCCAATCACGTGAGCACTCTTACAATGGCGGCGGCGGCAGTAGTGGCGGTCCGGTGTTGGTGACGTTTGAAGGGTGTAGTAAGGGAATTGGGGGAGTGGAAGATTTGTTGAGAGCTTCGGCGGTTATGTTGGGAAAAGGAAGTGTGGGGACCACTTATAGAGTGGCGGTGGATGGTGGAGATAGGGCGGCCGAAGTGGTGGTGAAGAGGGTTAGAAAGGGTTGTTGTGGCGGTGGCAGTGGCGGTGGCGGGAAAGAAGTGGATTGGTGGTTGAGACAAGTGTTGGGAAATTTGAGGCACTCTAATATTGTTAGCCTAAGAGCTTATTGCTATTCAAATAGTGAAGATTTGCTTCTTTTAGTTTATGATTTTCTTCCTAATGGGACACTTCATTCTCTTCTTCATG GCAATAGAGGACCAGGAAGAACCCCATTAGGTTGGTCAAcaaggctaaaaatagcctccCATTCATCGAAAGCCATTGCTTTCCTTCAcaacaataacaacaaatatGCCGACATCAACCTCTTTCACGGTCACATAACATCCACAAACATCATACTCGATCGCTCAAGCAATGCTTGCATCACCGACGTCTGTCTCCACCAACTTCTACGCCTCCAACCACCCCATAACGCCTACGCCGCACCCGAGCTCACCACTACTACTAGCCCTAGTAAATACACTCAAAAGTGCGATGTTTATAGCTTTGGAGTTGTTCTAATCGAGATTCTGAGTGGGAAAATAGTCGAAAAAGAAGAGGATGAAGAAGAGGACGAAGAAGAAAATATTGTTATGATTATTAAGAAGATTAATGATATGAATTTTATGGAAGTTTTGGACTATGAATTGTTTGTGTTTAAAGATGTTATGGAGGAAGAAATCATTGGTCTTATGGAGATTGCTAGGCTTTGTTTGGCTCCTTTGCCTAAAGATCGTCCTGACATGAATGTTGTGTATAGAATGATTGAAGATATAAGGAAAAAGAGAGTTGATAAAAATACTAGTAGAGACCATGAAACGACATCTATAATGGATGAACTTATACTCAAAACGACATGA